In one window of Notolabrus celidotus isolate fNotCel1 chromosome 15, fNotCel1.pri, whole genome shotgun sequence DNA:
- the LOC117826902 gene encoding E3 ubiquitin-protein ligase TRIM21-like, whose product MSAASCVLSEDQFLCCICLDVFNEPVTIPCGHNFCKMCITQHWNINHAKYHCPMCKKQFKLRPELTVNTFISEMAAEFRQSAAKKSRRDPEIKVAKPGEIPCDVCTGPKLKAMKSCLTCLASYCGIHIDPHMTADSLKRHQLTDPVENLDARVCSKHKKPLDLFCKSDQICVCSNCTVSEHMGHNITSLKDEFEAKKTQLEDEDAEVQQMIQQRRLKLQQMKCLKSVSKEDAESAIADGVRIFTLVSQTAERSLNELIEVIEERRKTAEQETDGVITELEQEIYALTRQTAQVKQLTHTQDHLLLLQNFSSMRPTVDCTKNWTKVRVCLPTYEGTVGKAVAELEEAFSREKQQLPLKSRVKRAQQFAVDLILDPQTANPWLVVSDDNKEVRCGGVRKELPDNPDRFSLYANVVAQQSFSTGRFYYEVQVSGKTDWTLGVVNKSVNRKGIIPLSPVHGYWSVGLRSGNEFLTFSSPVFSLNLDSRPQRVGVFVSYEEGLVSFYNVEAGAHVYSFTDCSFTEELCPFFSPGLDHGGANSDPLIISPVHITD is encoded by the coding sequence ATGTCAGCTGCCAGCTGCGTGCTGTCTGAGGACCAgtttctgtgctgcatctgtctGGATGTTTTCAACGAGCCTGTCACCATCCCATGTGGACACAACTTCTGCAAAATGTGCATCACACAGCACTGGAACATTAACCACGCTAAGTACCACTGTCCCATGTGTAAAAAACAGTTCAAACTGAGGCCCGAGCTGACCGTCAACACGTTCATCTCTGAGATGGCTGCAGAGTTCAGACAGTCTGCTGCCAAGAAGAGCCGCAGAGACCCGGAAATCAAAGTGGCCAAACCGGGAGAGATCCCCTGTGACGTCTGCACCGGGCCCAAACTAAAGGCCATGAAGTCCTGCTTGACTTGTCTTGCCTCCTACTGTGGTATCCACATAGATCCTCATATGACGGCAGACTCCCTGAAGAGACATCAGCTGACTGATCCTGTGGAGAACCTGGACGCCAGGGTGTGttcaaaacacaagaaaccacTGGATCTGTTCTGTAAGTCGGACCAGATCTGCGTGTGCTCTAACTGCACCGTTTCAGAACACATGGGTCACAACATTACGTCTCTGAAAGATGAGTTTGAAGCAAAGAAGACCCAGCTGGAGGATGAGGATGCTGAGGTCCAGCAGATGATTCAGCAGAGACGACTGAAGCTCCAGCAGATGAAGTGTTTGAAGAGCGTCAGTAAGGAGGACGCAGAGAGCGCGATCGCAGACGGTGTCAGGATCTTCACTCTTGTGTCGCAGACCGCCGAGAGGAGCCTGAACGAGCTCATCGAGGTGATCGAAGAGAGACGGAAGACGGCCGAGCAAGAGACTGACGGCGTCATCACAGAACTGGAACAGGAGATCTATGCGCTCACCAGGCAAACTGCTCAGGTgaaacagctcacacacacccaggaccacctcctcctcctgcagaactTCAGCTCCATGAGGCCTACAGTAGACTGCACTAAGAACTGGACTAAGGTCAGGGTCTGTCTGCCGACATATGAGGGCACTGTGGGGAAAGCTGTGGCTGAGCTGGaggaagctttcagcagagagaagcagcagctgCCTCTTAAGTCCAGGGTGAAGAGAGCCCAGCAGTTTGCAGTGGACTTGATCCTTGACCCTCAAACAGCCAATCCCTGGTTGGTGGTCTCTGATGATAACAAAGAGGTCCGGTGTGGGGGGGTGAGGAAGGAGCTGCCAGACAACCCCGACAGGTTTTCTCTTTATGCTAATGTTGTGGCGCAGCAGAGTTTCTCCACGGGGAGATTTTACTACGAGGTTCAGGTTTCAGGGAAGACGGACTGGACTCTGGGAGTGGTCAACAAGTCTGTGAACAGGAAGGGGATAATCCCACTGAGCCCCGTGCACGGGTACTGGTCTGTGGGGTTGAGGAGTGGAAATGAGTTCCTGACTTTCTCCAGCCCCGTGTTCAGCCTCAATCTGGACTCCCGACCTCAGAGGGTGGGGGTGTTTGTGAGCTACGAGGAGGGTCTGGTCTCGTTCTATAACGTGGAGGCTGGGGCTCATGTGTACTCGTTCACTGACTGCAGCTTCACAGAGGAGCTCTGTCCGTTCTTCAGTCCCGGTTTGGATCATGGTGGAGCAAACTCTGACCCCCTGATAATCTCACCTGTCCACATCACGGATTAG